From the genome of Chloroflexota bacterium, one region includes:
- a CDS encoding FHA domain-containing protein: MLGDARPLEDGDQLQIGPVRLLFELAAASEVDPRSTLVVPESNLKAYLEIPDGLRIELDKAKTVIGRNQGWDVCLPDRAVSRPHAEIERRGDEFVLRDLGSANGTLLNATRLEAPSTLKDGDELVFGAETIIFRLEPA, encoded by the coding sequence ATGCTGGGGGATGCGCGTCCGCTCGAAGATGGCGACCAACTCCAAATCGGGCCTGTCAGACTCCTGTTCGAGTTGGCAGCAGCCTCTGAGGTTGATCCACGCTCCACGTTGGTTGTCCCCGAATCCAACCTCAAAGCTTATCTTGAAATCCCCGATGGCTTGCGCATCGAATTAGATAAAGCGAAAACGGTTATCGGGCGCAACCAGGGCTGGGATGTGTGCCTGCCCGACCGGGCGGTTTCGCGCCCCCATGCTGAAATTGAGCGCCGCGGCGACGAATTTGTACTGCGCGACCTGGGCAGCGCTAACGGAACGCTACTCAACGCCACGCGCCTGGAAGCCCCGTCCACGCTGAAAGATGGCGATGAGCTGGTCTTCGGCGCCGAGACGATCATCTTCCGGCTGGAGCCAGCGTGA